A window of Leclercia adecarboxylata contains these coding sequences:
- a CDS encoding DeoR/GlpR family DNA-binding transcription regulator yields MTLTELTGNPRHDQLLTLIADRGYMNIDELAQLLDVSTQTVRRDIRKLSQQGLITRHHGGAGRASSVVNTAFEQREVSMTEEKRAIAEAIADYIPDGSTIFITIGTTVEHVARALLNHNHLRIITNSLRVAHILYKNPRFEVMVPGGTLRPHNGGIIGPAATAFVSGFRADYLVTSVGAIEQDGAMMEFDVNEASVVKTMMSHARHILLAADHTKYHASAAVEIGNVAQATALFTDELPGSALQTHLKSSKVEIIEVNSNDEQQAG; encoded by the coding sequence ATGACTCTTACCGAACTGACCGGCAACCCGCGCCACGATCAACTGCTGACGCTGATAGCCGATCGTGGCTATATGAATATCGATGAACTGGCGCAACTGTTGGATGTCTCCACGCAAACGGTGCGCCGGGATATTCGCAAGCTGAGTCAACAGGGGCTGATTACGCGTCATCATGGTGGCGCGGGTAGGGCATCCAGCGTGGTTAACACCGCCTTCGAGCAGCGCGAAGTCTCAATGACCGAAGAGAAGCGGGCGATAGCCGAAGCCATCGCCGACTACATTCCCGATGGCTCAACCATTTTTATTACCATTGGGACGACGGTTGAGCATGTTGCCCGGGCGCTGCTCAACCATAATCATCTGCGCATCATCACCAACAGCCTGCGGGTCGCGCACATTCTTTATAAGAACCCTCGCTTTGAGGTTATGGTACCCGGCGGCACGCTTCGCCCGCACAATGGGGGCATAATCGGGCCTGCCGCTACAGCGTTCGTCTCTGGCTTTCGCGCTGATTATCTGGTGACCAGCGTCGGTGCGATTGAGCAAGACGGGGCGATGATGGAGTTCGATGTCAATGAAGCCAGCGTGGTGAAAACCATGATGTCCCACGCCCGGCACATCTTACTGGCGGCCGATCATACGAAATACCACGCCTCTGCTGCGGTTGAAATTGGTAACGTAGCGCAGGCGACGGCGCTCTTTACCGACGAACTGCCCGGCTCTGCGCTACAAACGCACCTTAAATCGAGCAAAGTTGAAATCATTGAAGTCAATTCAAACGACGAACAGCAGGCAGGTTAA
- a CDS encoding alpha/beta hydrolase — MALEKGIEQLVQEFIAAGKPSSRSQNIDVRRAGYIASAVLAGERETRVQMATLELDGIVFRIFSPLNAPETLPAVVYYHGGCFVSGGFDTHDNQLRQLAYYGNCRVIAVQYRLAPEHTFPAAHDDAEKGASLVWQNAERFGVDKNRITLCGDSAGGHLALITSLRLKTTALWQPAQLILIYPMLDATAWFESYTRNGSDYVITRDTLLSGYDMYLSHTARQHPEASPLWRDDFNGLPKTHIITAEFDPLCDEGEALHHHLTEQGVNCTCQRWSGVIHGFFQLGGISQAARDVIRDIAWRVAAVAPASAIPERE, encoded by the coding sequence ATGGCACTGGAAAAGGGTATTGAGCAACTGGTTCAGGAGTTTATCGCCGCAGGGAAACCCTCTTCGCGTAGCCAGAATATTGATGTCCGGAGAGCGGGCTATATTGCCAGTGCGGTGCTTGCCGGAGAGAGGGAAACGCGTGTTCAGATGGCAACGCTGGAGCTCGACGGAATCGTTTTTCGTATCTTCTCGCCGCTCAATGCCCCTGAAACGCTGCCCGCCGTTGTCTACTATCACGGCGGGTGCTTTGTCAGTGGCGGCTTTGATACTCATGATAACCAGCTGCGTCAGCTGGCGTATTACGGCAACTGCCGGGTTATTGCGGTGCAATACCGTCTTGCACCTGAGCACACCTTCCCGGCTGCACATGATGACGCGGAGAAAGGTGCCAGCCTTGTCTGGCAAAACGCCGAACGGTTTGGTGTAGATAAAAACCGCATCACGCTGTGTGGAGACAGTGCGGGCGGGCATCTGGCACTGATAACGTCGCTAAGGCTCAAGACAACAGCTCTGTGGCAGCCCGCGCAGCTGATCCTTATCTATCCAATGCTCGACGCAACGGCCTGGTTTGAAAGTTACACCCGCAATGGTTCAGACTACGTTATTACCCGCGACACGCTGCTAAGCGGCTACGACATGTACCTTTCCCATACCGCACGGCAACACCCTGAAGCAAGCCCACTGTGGCGGGATGATTTTAATGGCCTGCCAAAGACCCATATCATCACCGCTGAGTTTGACCCGTTATGTGATGAAGGCGAAGCGTTGCATCATCATTTGACCGAGCAAGGCGTGAACTGTACCTGTCAGCGCTGGTCTGGAGTGATCCACGGTTTCTTTCAACTCGGCGGTATTAGCCAGGCGGCACGAGATGTTATTCGGGATATCGCATGGCGAGTGGCCGCTGTTGCGCCTGCCAGTGCAATTCCGGAACGGGAATAA
- a CDS encoding virulence factor BrkB family protein, which translates to MLKNVHQKASHHTRPFRAWLKLLWHRIDEDNMTTLAGNLAYVSLLSLVPLVAVIFALFAAFPMFSDVSLQLRHFVFANFMPATGDVIQNYIEQFVANSSKMTAVGACGLIVTALLLMYAIDSALNTIWRSTRARPKIYSFAVYWMILTLGPLLAGASLAISSYLLSLRWASELNSVIDDVLRIFPLLLSWLSFWLLYSIVPTTRVPNRDAMVGALVAALLFELGKKGFALYITMFPSYQLIYGVLAVIPILFLWVYWTWCIVLLGAEITVTLGVYRELKKAAEAEKQREADQP; encoded by the coding sequence ATGCTAAAAAACGTTCATCAAAAAGCCAGCCACCACACCAGGCCGTTTCGCGCGTGGCTAAAACTCCTCTGGCACCGCATCGATGAGGACAATATGACGACGCTGGCAGGCAATCTTGCCTACGTGTCGCTGCTCTCTCTTGTGCCGCTGGTGGCAGTCATCTTTGCGCTTTTTGCCGCTTTTCCGATGTTTTCAGATGTCAGCCTGCAGCTCCGGCATTTTGTCTTTGCCAACTTCATGCCGGCAACCGGCGATGTCATTCAGAATTACATTGAACAGTTTGTTGCTAACTCCAGCAAGATGACGGCGGTAGGCGCGTGTGGGCTCATCGTCACCGCACTGCTGTTGATGTATGCCATTGATAGTGCGCTGAATACTATCTGGCGCAGCACCCGCGCACGTCCGAAAATTTATTCGTTTGCGGTTTACTGGATGATCCTGACTCTGGGACCGTTGCTGGCCGGGGCCAGCCTGGCGATCAGCTCCTATCTGCTCTCGTTACGCTGGGCAAGCGAACTCAACAGCGTGATTGACGATGTGCTGCGCATCTTCCCGCTGCTGCTCTCGTGGCTCTCTTTCTGGCTGCTTTACAGTATTGTTCCAACCACGCGCGTGCCTAACCGGGATGCCATGGTGGGGGCGCTGGTTGCCGCTTTGCTGTTTGAACTGGGCAAGAAAGGGTTCGCGCTTTACATCACCATGTTCCCTTCATATCAGCTGATTTATGGCGTACTGGCGGTGATCCCCATCTTATTCCTCTGGGTTTACTGGACGTGGTGTATCGTCTTGCTTGGCGCAGAAATTACTGTCACTCTCGGGGTATACCGCGAGCTAAAAAAAGCAGCAGAAGCCGAAAAACAACGAGAAGCAGACCAACCATGA
- the yihX gene encoding glucose-1-phosphatase, producing the protein MLYIFDLGNVIVDIDFNRVLGAWSNFSRVPLATLKQSFTMGEAFHQHERGEITDEVFAEKLCQEMALSLSYEQFSHGWQAIFVGIRPDVITIMHKLREQGHRVVVLSNTNRLHTTFWPEEYPDVKAAADKIYLSQEMGMRKPEARIYQAVLQAEGFSAADAVFFDDNVDNIEGANQLGITSILVTGKQTIPDYFAKQLC; encoded by the coding sequence ATGCTCTATATCTTTGATTTAGGAAACGTAATCGTCGATATCGATTTCAATCGTGTGCTGGGTGCATGGAGTAATTTCAGCCGCGTTCCGCTGGCCACGCTAAAGCAAAGTTTTACCATGGGCGAGGCTTTCCACCAGCATGAGCGCGGGGAAATAACCGATGAAGTCTTTGCCGAAAAGCTCTGCCAGGAGATGGCGCTTTCGCTCAGTTACGAACAATTTTCCCACGGCTGGCAGGCGATCTTTGTCGGCATCCGTCCTGATGTGATTACCATCATGCACAAACTGCGCGAGCAGGGGCATCGGGTGGTGGTGCTCTCCAATACCAACCGTCTGCACACCACCTTCTGGCCGGAAGAGTATCCCGACGTGAAAGCGGCAGCTGACAAGATCTATCTCTCCCAGGAGATGGGAATGCGTAAGCCGGAGGCGCGCATCTACCAGGCCGTTTTGCAGGCCGAAGGATTCTCAGCCGCGGATGCCGTCTTTTTTGACGATAACGTCGATAATATAGAGGGAGCTAACCAGCTGGGTATCACGTCAATTCTGGTGACCGGAAAACAGACGATACCTGACTATTTTGCGAAGCAGTTATGCTAA
- the dtd gene encoding D-aminoacyl-tRNA deacylase has translation MIALIQRVSRASVTVEGEVTGEIGPGLLVLLGVERDDDEQKANRLCERVLGYRIFSDADGKMNLNVQQAGGSVLVVSQFTLAADTERGMRPGFSKGAAPDRAEALYDYFVERCRQQEMHTQTGRFAADMQVSLVNDGPVTFWLQI, from the coding sequence ATGATTGCATTAATTCAACGCGTATCCCGTGCCAGCGTCACCGTGGAGGGGGAAGTGACGGGTGAAATTGGTCCGGGACTTTTAGTCCTGTTAGGTGTCGAAAGGGATGACGACGAGCAGAAAGCCAACCGCTTATGCGAGCGCGTGTTGGGCTACCGCATCTTCAGCGATGCGGATGGCAAGATGAACCTTAACGTCCAGCAGGCGGGTGGTAGCGTGCTGGTGGTTTCACAGTTTACGCTGGCGGCCGATACCGAGCGCGGCATGCGCCCTGGCTTCTCTAAAGGGGCCGCGCCGGATCGGGCAGAAGCGCTCTATGACTATTTTGTCGAGCGTTGCCGCCAGCAAGAGATGCATACACAGACCGGACGATTCGCTGCAGATATGCAGGTTTCGCTGGTTAATGATGGCCCTGTCACTTTCTGGCTCCAGATATGA
- the fabY gene encoding fatty acid biosynthesis protein FabY produces the protein MYHLRVPQTEEELALYYQFRWEMLRKPLHQPKGSERDAWDAMAHHQMVMDEEGNLVAVGRLYINADNEASIRFMAVHPSVQDKGLGTLMAMTLESVARQEGVKRVTCSAREDAVEFFAKLGFINQGEITAPQTTPIRHFLMIKPIASLDDILHRADWCGQLQQAWYQHIPLSEKMGVRIQQYTGQKFITTMPEVGNQNPHHTLFAGSLFSLATLTGWGLIWLMLRERHLGGTIILADAHIRYSRPIIGKPSAVADLGSLSGDLDRLARGRKARVQMLVELFGDETPGAVFEGTYIVLPAKPFGAYEEGGNEEE, from the coding sequence ATGTATCACCTTAGAGTACCGCAAACAGAAGAAGAATTAGCGCTTTACTACCAGTTCCGTTGGGAGATGCTGCGTAAGCCATTGCATCAGCCGAAAGGGTCGGAGCGCGACGCCTGGGACGCGATGGCGCATCACCAGATGGTGATGGATGAAGAGGGCAACCTTGTCGCCGTAGGGCGACTGTATATCAATGCCGATAACGAAGCCTCTATCCGCTTTATGGCGGTACACCCTTCCGTGCAGGATAAAGGTCTTGGCACGCTGATGGCGATGACGCTGGAGTCCGTGGCCCGTCAGGAGGGCGTAAAGCGCGTCACCTGTAGCGCGCGTGAAGACGCGGTGGAGTTCTTTGCCAAGCTGGGCTTTATTAACCAGGGCGAAATCACCGCCCCACAAACTACCCCGATTCGTCACTTCCTGATGATTAAGCCCATCGCCTCGCTGGATGATATTTTGCATCGCGCCGACTGGTGTGGTCAGCTGCAGCAGGCCTGGTATCAGCATATCCCCTTGAGTGAAAAGATGGGGGTGCGTATTCAGCAGTACACCGGGCAAAAATTTATCACCACCATGCCGGAGGTTGGTAACCAGAATCCGCATCACACCCTGTTTGCCGGCAGCCTGTTCTCGCTGGCGACGCTCACCGGCTGGGGCCTTATCTGGCTAATGCTGCGCGAACGCCATCTGGGTGGCACCATTATTCTGGCCGACGCCCATATCCGTTACAGCCGTCCCATTATCGGCAAACCGAGCGCTGTGGCTGATTTGGGCTCGCTGAGCGGCGATCTTGATCGCCTGGCGCGTGGCCGTAAAGCCCGCGTGCAGATGCTGGTGGAGTTGTTCGGTGACGAGACCCCAGGCGCGGTATTTGAGGGAACCTATATCGTGCTGCCCGCGAAGCCGTTTGGCGCGTATGAAGAGGGCGGTAACGAGGAAGAGTAA
- a CDS encoding Ail/Lom family outer membrane beta-barrel protein, translating into MNKISLAILLTASLSSSLALANHHTFSVGFAHSEVHGFDNLNGVNAQYRYEFGSPLSLLGSFSWMKAHAKQDYLAASDIVHNDIDLNYYSLLAGPAYRLNDYVSFYAVGGTAWVKATGNTRWVNYGNNEVNHNGISEKSASFAWGVGMVMNPFNALSINFGYEGTKAKLDRNKSINGFNVGMGYRF; encoded by the coding sequence ATGAATAAAATTTCTCTGGCGATTTTACTGACCGCCTCCCTCAGCAGCAGTCTGGCACTGGCAAACCATCACACTTTTTCTGTTGGTTTTGCGCACAGCGAAGTGCATGGCTTTGACAATCTGAACGGCGTAAATGCCCAATATCGCTATGAATTCGGCTCACCGCTGAGCCTTCTTGGCTCGTTCTCCTGGATGAAGGCGCACGCAAAGCAGGATTATTTAGCCGCCAGCGACATTGTTCATAATGATATAGATCTCAATTATTACTCTTTACTGGCGGGCCCGGCGTATCGTCTGAATGATTACGTCTCTTTCTATGCCGTCGGTGGTACAGCATGGGTCAAAGCGACCGGAAATACCCGTTGGGTTAATTACGGTAATAATGAAGTAAACCATAATGGTATTTCTGAAAAATCAGCTTCTTTTGCGTGGGGCGTCGGAATGGTAATGAACCCGTTCAATGCGCTCTCAATTAATTTCGGCTATGAAGGCACCAAAGCAAAACTGGATCGCAACAAATCGATCAATGGTTTTAACGTCGGCATGGGCTACCGTTTTTAA